The following are from one region of the Thermoanaerobaculum aquaticum genome:
- the hisD gene encoding histidinol dehydrogenase, with amino-acid sequence MACPPRAYLSSPHLRYLLKRLELREVYLMGGAHALAALALGTESVTPVDKIVGPGGRWVTAAKRALYGIVDVDLIAGPSEVVVVADGHADPAIVAADLLAQAEHDEDALAVAVTTSESLAEKVEARLRSRLRSLPGDSPARTALKRWGAVFLAEDMEAACGVVNRIAPEHVELLVEEPQRWVERITAAGAVFLGAFSPVTLGDYVVGSNHILPTARAARFASPLGVWDFVHRTAVIQVAPHRYPKLARAAATLAEVEGLPLHAEALSAGERGRL; translated from the coding sequence GTGGCCTGCCCGCCCCGGGCGTACCTCAGCTCACCGCACCTGCGCTACCTGCTCAAGCGCCTGGAGCTCCGCGAGGTGTACCTGATGGGCGGGGCCCATGCGCTGGCGGCTTTAGCCTTGGGGACCGAGTCGGTGACGCCGGTGGACAAGATCGTGGGTCCCGGTGGGCGCTGGGTGACAGCGGCCAAGCGGGCGCTGTACGGCATCGTGGACGTGGACCTCATCGCTGGGCCTTCGGAGGTGGTGGTGGTGGCCGACGGCCACGCCGATCCCGCCATCGTCGCCGCTGACCTCCTGGCCCAGGCCGAACACGACGAGGACGCCCTGGCGGTGGCCGTGACCACTTCGGAAAGCCTGGCGGAAAAGGTCGAAGCCCGCCTGCGCTCGCGTTTGCGTTCCCTGCCCGGCGACTCCCCGGCCCGTACCGCCCTGAAGCGGTGGGGGGCGGTGTTTTTGGCCGAGGACATGGAGGCCGCCTGTGGGGTGGTGAACCGCATTGCGCCGGAGCACGTGGAGCTTTTGGTGGAAGAGCCGCAACGCTGGGTGGAGCGCATCACCGCGGCGGGTGCCGTTTTCCTGGGGGCTTTTTCACCGGTGACCCTGGGCGATTACGTGGTGGGCTCCAACCACATCTTGCCCACGGCCCGGGCGGCGCGCTTTGCCTCGCCCCTGGGGGTTTGGGATTTCGTGCACCGCACCGCGGTGATCCAGGTTGCCCCGCACCGCTACCCCAAGCTGGCCAGGGCGGCGGCCACCCTGGCGGAAGTGGAGGGGCTCCCCCTTCACGCGGAAGCCCTGAGCGCCGGCGAGCGGGGGAGGTTGTGA
- a CDS encoding aminotransferase class I/II-fold pyridoxal phosphate-dependent enzyme yields the protein MSTGYSRPAVAPAPLRLDLNEAPWDADEAFRKLFLSFLEQVELRRYPPMDARPAREAAARLYGWQVEGTLVGNGSNEVLAAALATFAAGGKVLTLWPSFSIYPWLIRRAGGSELRLWLKPPDFAVAEDELFSLAEDADLLLLCSPNNPTGGELSPALWRRLLSLGKPTIWDGAYWEFGSDGDMRSWLTEFPNLMVTRTLSKVWGVAGVRAGCLCTSPELAKRVAKRLFPFAPGVAVWAAFEAAAALPEVGRQRAQAVVAERDRQLAALASLPKLEAVPSRGNFYLLRCQGWDGARLAQALAQAGVAVRPVEELSASGYVRVTVGNPEEGDTLLAVLQEVTRGL from the coding sequence GTGAGCACCGGTTATTCCCGTCCGGCGGTGGCGCCTGCCCCCCTGCGTTTGGACCTCAACGAGGCCCCCTGGGATGCCGACGAGGCCTTTCGCAAGCTGTTCCTTTCCTTCTTGGAGCAGGTGGAGCTGCGGCGCTACCCGCCCATGGATGCCCGGCCGGCCCGGGAGGCCGCCGCGCGGCTTTACGGTTGGCAGGTTGAAGGCACGCTGGTGGGCAACGGCTCCAACGAGGTTTTAGCGGCGGCCCTGGCTACCTTTGCCGCTGGCGGCAAGGTGTTGACCTTATGGCCCAGCTTTTCCATTTACCCCTGGCTGATCCGCCGTGCCGGCGGTAGCGAGCTGCGGTTGTGGCTGAAGCCGCCGGATTTTGCCGTGGCCGAGGACGAGCTTTTTAGCTTGGCCGAAGACGCGGACCTCCTCCTCCTGTGCTCCCCCAACAACCCCACCGGCGGCGAGCTCTCTCCGGCCCTCTGGCGCAGGCTGTTGAGCCTCGGCAAACCCACAATTTGGGACGGGGCTTACTGGGAGTTTGGAAGCGACGGTGACATGCGTTCGTGGCTTACGGAGTTCCCCAACTTGATGGTGACCCGCACGCTTTCCAAGGTCTGGGGGGTGGCCGGGGTGCGCGCCGGCTGCCTGTGCACGTCCCCGGAGCTGGCGAAGAGGGTGGCCAAGCGGCTGTTCCCGTTTGCCCCCGGGGTGGCCGTTTGGGCGGCCTTCGAAGCGGCCGCGGCACTGCCGGAGGTGGGGCGGCAGAGGGCGCAAGCGGTGGTGGCCGAAAGGGATCGCCAGCTGGCGGCCTTGGCCTCGCTGCCCAAACTTGAAGCCGTGCCTTCCCGCGGCAACTTTTACCTGCTCCGCTGCCAGGGGTGGGACGGGGCGCGCTTGGCCCAGGCGTTGGCCCAGGCGGGGGTGGCTGTGCGGCCGGTGGAGGAGCTTTCGGCTTCCGGGTACGTGCGGGTCACGGTGGGCAACCCCGAGGAGGGGGACACTTTGCTGGCGGTGCTGCAGGAGGTGACCCGTGGACTCTAG
- the hisG gene encoding ATP phosphoribosyltransferase, whose protein sequence is MVTLALPKGRLFEPVTALLEQGGFAVAAALRSNPRRLVLEDGELRVVVVKDADVPAYVSQGVADGGFVGLDHILEAGADLLRLRRFSFGQCRMCLLARGDRPVPSMTKPFRLATKYPRLAQKLLRQRGLWAEVVPLAGSVELAATLDLAPLVLDLVETGTTLRENGLMIVETWLSVAPYFVANRGSWATGFEALRAVLHRLGGGHEELSDH, encoded by the coding sequence ATGGTGACCCTGGCCCTGCCCAAGGGCAGGCTCTTTGAGCCGGTGACCGCGCTTTTGGAGCAGGGCGGCTTTGCCGTGGCGGCGGCGCTCAGGTCCAACCCCAGGCGGTTGGTGCTGGAGGACGGGGAGCTGCGGGTGGTGGTGGTGAAGGATGCGGACGTGCCCGCCTACGTTTCCCAGGGGGTGGCGGACGGCGGGTTTGTGGGTTTGGACCACATCCTGGAAGCGGGGGCGGATTTGCTGCGCTTGCGGCGTTTTTCCTTTGGGCAGTGCCGGATGTGCTTGCTGGCGCGGGGGGATCGGCCGGTGCCTTCGATGACCAAGCCCTTCCGGTTGGCCACCAAGTACCCCCGCCTGGCGCAAAAGCTCTTGCGGCAACGGGGGTTGTGGGCGGAGGTGGTGCCGCTTGCGGGTTCGGTGGAGCTGGCCGCCACGTTGGATTTAGCGCCGCTGGTTTTGGACCTGGTGGAAACTGGAACCACGTTGCGGGAAAATGGGCTGATGATCGTGGAAACCTGGCTTTCGGTGGCGCCTTATTTTGTGGCCAACCGGGGCTCATGGGCAACGGGGTTTGAGGCATTGAGAGCGGTTTTGCACCGTTTGGGAGGTGGCCATGAGGAGCTTTCGGATCACTGA
- the hisB gene encoding imidazoleglycerol-phosphate dehydratase HisB, giving the protein MDSRVGRVERLTGETTVVVELELGGQGYAVTTGVGFFDHMLATLAHHAGVGLTVRAEGDLVVDAHHTVEDVGLAVGQALAEALGERRGIQRFGFAYAPLDEALARAVVDLSGRPYAWVAFPQGLELALVTSTFPLTLVAEFFKALASRGLLTLHLDVERGRDPHHAAEAAFKAFALALRQAVQLVSETVPSTKGTLHL; this is encoded by the coding sequence GTGGACTCTAGAGTGGGGCGGGTGGAGCGGCTCACCGGTGAAACCACCGTGGTGGTGGAGCTGGAGCTGGGTGGTCAGGGTTACGCGGTGACCACCGGCGTGGGTTTTTTTGACCACATGTTGGCAACCCTGGCCCACCACGCGGGGGTGGGCTTGACGGTGCGGGCCGAGGGCGATCTGGTGGTGGACGCCCACCACACCGTGGAGGACGTGGGGCTGGCGGTGGGTCAGGCTCTGGCCGAGGCCCTGGGCGAGCGGCGGGGGATCCAGCGCTTCGGTTTTGCCTACGCGCCCCTGGACGAGGCCCTGGCCCGGGCGGTGGTGGACCTATCGGGGCGGCCCTACGCCTGGGTGGCTTTCCCCCAAGGGCTGGAGCTGGCGCTGGTGACCAGCACCTTTCCGCTCACGCTGGTGGCGGAGTTTTTCAAGGCGCTGGCCAGCCGCGGGCTTTTGACCCTCCATCTGGACGTGGAGCGGGGGCGCGACCCGCACCACGCGGCGGAAGCGGCGTTTAAGGCCTTTGCCCTGGCCCTGCGGCAAGCGGTGCAGCTGGTTTCGGAAACCGTGCCCTCCACCAAAGGCACCCTGCACCTATGA
- the hisH gene encoding imidazole glycerol phosphate synthase subunit HisH, translated as MTVTVVDLGVGNLPNVVRAFRRLGADVQVVSQAREVAGARCLVLPGVGAAPPALRRLGETGLAGALRQAVENGAWLLGICLGHQLLFEELTEFGVHRGLGFLSGVVSPLPAGVRVPHMGWARVELTRRGFRSLDGKWFYFVHSFAAQASPEDEAAVVEHEGLRLCAAAQRGRVVGVQFHPEKSGEAGARFLREFLERAS; from the coding sequence ATGACCGTCACCGTGGTGGACCTTGGGGTGGGCAACCTGCCCAACGTAGTGCGGGCTTTTCGCCGTTTGGGAGCGGACGTGCAGGTGGTTTCCCAGGCCAGAGAGGTAGCCGGGGCCCGCTGCCTGGTGCTGCCCGGCGTGGGGGCAGCGCCTCCGGCGTTGCGCCGGCTCGGGGAAACCGGGCTTGCGGGAGCCCTCCGGCAGGCGGTGGAAAACGGGGCGTGGCTTTTGGGCATTTGCCTCGGGCACCAGCTGTTGTTTGAAGAGCTCACGGAGTTCGGTGTGCATCGCGGCCTGGGGTTTCTCTCCGGGGTGGTTTCGCCTTTGCCCGCCGGGGTACGGGTGCCGCACATGGGCTGGGCGCGGGTGGAGCTCACCCGCCGGGGTTTTCGCTCTCTGGACGGGAAGTGGTTTTACTTCGTGCACTCCTTTGCCGCCCAAGCCAGCCCCGAAGATGAGGCGGCGGTGGTGGAGCACGAGGGGTTGCGCCTTTGCGCGGCGGCCCAGCGGGGGCGGGTGGTGGGGGTGCAGTTCCACCCCGAAAAGAGCGGGGAAGCGGGCGCGCGTTTTTTGCGTGAGTTTTTGGAGCG